From the genome of Kaistella daneshvariae, one region includes:
- the nusA gene encoding transcription termination factor NusA, translating to MDGLALIEAFGDFKEDKNISKIDLMAIIEDSLKTLLRKRYDSDDHFDVIVNPDKGDFQIFLNKTIVEDDMSEDDDLEIELSEAKKIDPTFEVGEDFTVEIPIEKLGRRSILTLKQILATKLQEHNNAVLYDQFRDKIGEIVMGEVHHIRHKHVILLDDEDNEFIMPKENQIPSDFFKKGESVRAIVESVDFKGAKPQIIVSRTSPVFLEKLLELEIPEIQDGTIILKKVVRIPGEKAKIAVDAYDDRIDPVGACVGVKGSRIHGVVRELKNENIDVIQWSKNPEIMVKRALGNITVNKIEINEETNYALVYTPVEEISRVIGKQGQNIRLASWLSGYDIDVYREASEDDDVELREFVGTEEGDIEQWIIDEFRKVGLNTAKSVLGKETEALVNLTDLEEETIEEVKSILKEELED from the coding sequence ATGGACGGTTTAGCATTGATTGAAGCATTTGGCGATTTCAAAGAAGATAAAAACATCAGCAAGATTGACCTGATGGCGATTATCGAAGATTCGTTGAAAACATTATTAAGAAAAAGATATGATTCCGATGATCATTTTGATGTCATCGTGAATCCTGATAAAGGAGATTTTCAGATATTTTTAAATAAAACCATCGTTGAAGACGATATGTCTGAAGACGACGATTTAGAAATCGAGCTTTCAGAAGCGAAAAAAATAGATCCAACTTTTGAAGTTGGTGAAGATTTTACGGTGGAAATTCCCATCGAAAAATTAGGCCGAAGAAGTATTTTAACGCTGAAGCAGATTTTGGCGACAAAACTTCAGGAACATAACAATGCGGTTTTATATGATCAGTTCCGTGATAAAATCGGTGAAATCGTTATGGGTGAAGTTCATCACATCCGTCACAAACACGTAATTTTGCTGGATGATGAGGATAATGAGTTCATTATGCCGAAAGAAAACCAAATACCGTCGGATTTCTTTAAAAAAGGTGAAAGCGTTCGTGCGATTGTAGAAAGTGTAGATTTTAAAGGTGCTAAACCTCAAATTATCGTTTCCCGAACTTCACCCGTATTTTTGGAAAAATTATTAGAACTGGAAATTCCTGAAATTCAGGACGGTACTATAATTTTGAAAAAAGTGGTCCGTATACCCGGAGAAAAAGCGAAAATCGCGGTTGATGCTTATGATGATAGAATTGATCCTGTTGGTGCTTGTGTCGGTGTAAAAGGTTCACGTATTCACGGTGTGGTCAGAGAGTTGAAAAACGAAAACATCGATGTGATCCAGTGGTCTAAAAACCCGGAGATTATGGTGAAAAGAGCGTTAGGAAATATCACCGTTAATAAAATTGAGATTAACGAAGAAACGAATTACGCTTTGGTTTACACGCCGGTGGAAGAAATTTCGCGGGTGATTGGTAAGCAAGGTCAGAACATTAGACTTGCCTCATGGTTAAGCGGTTATGATATTGACGTTTACAGAGAAGCCAGCGAAGATGATGATGTTGAATTAAGAGAATTCGTAGGAACAGAGGAAGGTGATATTGAACAATGGATCATCGATGAGTTCCGTAAAGTTGGTTTGAACACAGCGAAAAGCGTTTTAGGAAAAGAAACAGAAGCTTTGGTAAACCTTACCGATTTGGAAGAGGAAACCATCGAAGAAGTAAAAAGCATTTTGAAAGAAGAATTAGAAGACTAA
- the rimP gene encoding ribosome assembly cofactor RimP, protein MDFRAQIEQLLNNFLAQRPDLFLIDITFSASDHIRVILDGDQGVTLQDCLDASRAIEFNMDREEHDFSLEVMSAGLSAPLSSVRQYRKNIGRNLEIFLNDGTEIEGELAKVEEDQITMILKYRKPKEIGKGKVDVVEEKNIPYSDIKKALVAIQF, encoded by the coding sequence ATGGACTTTAGAGCACAAATAGAGCAGCTTTTAAACAATTTTCTGGCACAAAGACCGGATCTTTTTTTAATTGACATCACCTTTTCCGCCTCGGACCACATCCGTGTGATTTTGGATGGCGATCAGGGAGTTACGCTGCAGGATTGTCTTGACGCCAGCCGCGCCATTGAATTTAATATGGACCGCGAAGAGCACGACTTTTCACTGGAAGTAATGAGTGCCGGACTGAGTGCGCCGCTAAGTTCTGTAAGGCAATATCGAAAAAATATAGGCAGGAACCTCGAAATTTTTCTGAATGACGGGACCGAAATCGAAGGCGAACTCGCAAAAGTAGAGGAAGATCAAATCACTATGATTTTAAAATACCGCAAACCGAAAGAAATCGGTAAAGGTAAAGTTGACGTGGTGGAAGAAAAAAATATCCCGTATTCTGACATTAAAAAAGCACTGGTGGCAATCCAGTTTTAA
- a CDS encoding UDP-glucose dehydrogenase family protein — translation MNITIVGTGYVGLVTGTTLAELGNTVYCVDIDSKKVEQMKQGIVPIYEPGLEEMFLRNIQAQRLFFTTDLREALNESEVIYLALPTPPGEDGSADLSYVLSVATQIGEMLTDYKIIVNKSTVPVGTADKVRETISAHTDIEFDVVSNPEFLREGFAVEDSMNPARVIVGTESERAQEIMAKIYQPFTNTGIPIIFMDEKSSELTKYAANSFLAVKITFMNEIANYCEKVGADVDKVRLGMGSDDRIGHRFLFPGIGYGGSCFPKDVKALIKSGKQEGFDFQILEATEEVNKNQKVILVSEIEKFFGDLADKKIALWGLAFKANTDDIREASSLDNIKILLKKGAKITAYDAIAEENVKRILGDKISYAPDMYSALQDADCLLIATEWSEFKNPNFDLMASKMNQKVIFDGRNMFALEQVEDSGFHYKSIGRRTIS, via the coding sequence GTGAATATAACAATTGTTGGGACAGGTTATGTGGGGCTGGTTACCGGAACTACTTTGGCAGAATTAGGGAATACTGTTTATTGCGTGGATATCGATTCCAAAAAAGTCGAGCAAATGAAACAGGGCATTGTCCCGATTTATGAACCGGGCCTGGAAGAAATGTTTCTCCGGAACATTCAGGCGCAACGCTTATTTTTCACCACCGATCTTCGCGAAGCGCTCAACGAAAGCGAAGTTATTTATTTGGCACTTCCTACGCCGCCCGGTGAAGATGGTTCTGCAGATTTATCATACGTACTTTCCGTGGCGACGCAAATTGGCGAAATGCTTACCGACTATAAAATTATTGTAAATAAATCCACTGTTCCGGTGGGCACGGCAGACAAAGTGCGCGAAACTATTTCGGCACATACCGATATTGAATTTGATGTGGTTTCAAATCCCGAATTTCTTCGCGAAGGTTTTGCTGTGGAAGATTCCATGAATCCCGCACGTGTGATCGTTGGAACAGAATCAGAACGCGCACAGGAAATAATGGCGAAAATTTATCAGCCTTTCACCAACACCGGAATTCCCATTATTTTCATGGACGAAAAGTCTTCGGAACTCACAAAATATGCGGCAAATTCTTTTCTGGCGGTAAAAATCACCTTTATGAATGAAATCGCCAACTATTGTGAAAAAGTTGGCGCCGACGTTGATAAAGTCCGTCTCGGAATGGGCTCTGATGACCGAATTGGTCACCGTTTTCTTTTCCCGGGAATCGGTTACGGCGGAAGCTGTTTTCCGAAAGATGTGAAAGCTTTAATCAAATCAGGGAAGCAGGAAGGTTTTGATTTTCAGATTTTGGAAGCCACGGAAGAAGTAAATAAAAACCAGAAAGTAATTTTGGTTTCAGAAATTGAAAAATTTTTTGGTGATTTAGCAGATAAAAAAATTGCGCTTTGGGGCTTGGCTTTTAAAGCAAATACCGACGACATCCGCGAAGCTTCATCTTTGGATAATATTAAAATTTTGCTCAAAAAAGGGGCTAAAATTACTGCATACGACGCCATAGCGGAAGAAAATGTGAAACGGATTTTGGGTGATAAAATTTCTTACGCGCCGGACATGTATTCTGCTTTGCAGGACGCAGATTGTCTGTTAATCGCAACAGAATGGAGCGAATTTAAAAATCCAAATTTTGATTTGATGGCTTCGAAAATGAACCAAAAAGTGATTTTCGACGGCCGAAATATGTTCGCTTTGGAGCAGGTAGAAGATTCCGGTTTTCATTATAAATCCATCGGAAGACGCACCATTAGCTAA